One Vallitalea longa genomic window, TTTTTCTTTTGATATTGAAATCCGTATAGGAGCAGGAGCTTTTGTATGTGGAGAAGAGACAGCTCTAATGAATTCAATAGAAGGAAAAAGAGGAGAACCAAGACAAAAACCACCATTCCCATCTGATCGAGGTTTGTTTGACAAACCATCTATCATCAATAATGTGGAGACGTTCGGCAATGTACCTTATATCATGCTATATGGTGCAGACTGGTTCAAAACTTTTGGAACAGAAAAAAGCAGTGGTACAAAAGTATTTGCTTTGGCAGGTGCTATCCATAATACAGGTATAGTTGAAGTGCCTATGGGTGTAACACTAGGGGACATCATATATGATATAGGTGGTGGTATTAAGAATGGAAAGAAATTTAAGGCTGCTCAGACTGGTGGACCATCGGGAGGTTGTCTGACTAGTAATTGCCTTAATACACCTATAGATTATGATTCATTAAAGTCAAAAGGAGCTATCATGGGTTCTGGCGGACTTATTGTAATGGATGAAGATAACTGTATGGTTGACGTAGCAAGATTTTTCATGGAATTTGTTCAAGAAGAGTCATGTGGTAAATGTGTTCCTTGTAGACTTGGTACTAAGAGGATGCTTGAAATCCTTGAGAGGATAACTAGAGGTGAAGGAAAAGAAGGAGATATTGAAAAGCTTATTGAATTAGGTGAAACCATAAAAGAAACTGCGCTTTGTGGTCTTGGACAAACTGCTCCTAATCCTGTACTTAGTACAATTAAAGAATTTAGAGAAGAATATGAAGAACATATAAGGGATAAGAGATGTCGAGCAGGCGTGTGTACTGACCTTTTCATATCACCTTGTCAGAATGCCTGTCCAGCAGGAGTTAATGTTCCAGGTTACATAAGTCTTATTGCTGCTAATAGATTAAGAGATGCTTATAACCTAATTCGTAAAGATAATCCATTTCCAGCGGTATGTGGTAGAGTATGTACTCATCCATGTGAAAGCAAATGCCGAAGGACACAGTTGGATGAAGCACTTGCTATTAGAGATCTTAAGCGGTATATTGCTGATACCATTCTAGAATCAGATGAACCTTTTAATGATCTCAAATTCCCACCTAAAGGTAAATCAATAGGTATTATTGGAGCAGGTCCTTCAGGTCTTACATGTGGTTATTATTTATCAAGACTTGGTTATGATGTTACAGTATACGAATCCCATGATACTGCTGGAGGTATCTTAAGATATGGTATTCCTGAATACAGACTTCCAAGGGATATATTGCAAAAAGAGATTAAGACTATAGAGCAAGCTGGTGTGAAAATTGTACTTAACTCTGAAGTTGGTATTGACGTAAGTTTTGAAAAACTTAAGGAAGACAATGATGCCATTTATGTAGCAACGGGTACTCAGTATTCTAATAAGATAAATGTTAAAGGTGAAAATTTAGATGGAGTGTATCATGGACTTGATTTCCTTAAAGACGTCAATAAAGGAAAAGATGTAAAGGTAGGTAAGAAAGTCGCAATAATTGGTGGAGGTAATACAGCAATAGATGCCGCAAGAGTTGCTCTTAGATTAGGTGCTCCAGAAATACATATCCTTTACAGAAGAAACATAGATGATATGCCAGCTGAAAGAAGAGAAATAGATGAAGCTCTTGAAGAAGGCATCATCATTCATACTCTTGTATCACCAATAGAGATTATGGGAGAAGATTCTGTAGAGAAAATTAAATTAGTTAGATTAGAGCAAGGCAAATTTGATGCTACAGGAAGAAGGAGACCTCATATAATTGAAGGGTCAGCTTTTGAAATGGATTTTGATATGATTATACCTGCTGTTAGTCAACATTCTGATCTACCATTCATTAATAAAGATGAAGTTGAAATGACTAAATGGGGTACATTTGTAGTTGATAATAAGAGTAAAATGACTAATATTGAAGGAGTATTTGCTGGTGGTGATGTAGTAAGAGGACCAGATACTGTTATATGGGCGATTGCAGATGGTAAAGAAGCTGCTATTTCTATGGATAAGTTCTTAGGCGGAGATGGAGTTTTAAATACAGGAGAAGATATTGAAATTCCAAAACCAGATGCAGAAGTTCAGGTGTCTGAACATATGAGATTTGAAATGGATAATATATTACCAGAAGATAGAAAAAATAACTTTAAAGAGATATCTAAAGGATTCCATAGATTGAATGCTATCGCAGAATCTATGAGATGTTTAAGATGTGACAAAAGATAGGAGGATTAGTAATGGTAAAAATAACAATTAATAATAAAGAATTTGAAGTACCTGAAGATATTACAATTTTAGAAGCTGCTAAGATGAATGGTATTCTAATTCCTCATTTTTGTTACCTTGAAGATGTTCACAAAAATGGTTCTTGTAGAATATGTTCTGTTGAGGTAGAAGGAGCAAAAACTCTTCAAGCAGCATGTATGACAAAAGTTACAGATGGTATGGTGGTTCATACCAATACTAAAAAAGTGAGACAAGCAAGAAAGATATTATATGAGCTAATGCTTTCAGACCATCCGAAAGATTGCCTTAGCTGTGATAGAAACAGGCATTGTGAATTTCAAGAATTAGGTGAATTATTAGGTATAACAGATAATACATATGAAGGTGAAATGTCTAGATGCTATATAGACGATAACAATCCATGTATTGTTAGAGATCTATCCAAGTGTGTTCTATGTAGACGTTGTGTAACTATGTGTAATGAAGTACAAGGTGTAGGAATCCTTAATAATCAAAATAGAGGATTTGATACTTTTGTTGGTCCTACTGAAGGATTGAATCTTAATGATATCAATTGTACATATTGTGGACAATGTACTACAGTCTGTCCAGTGGATGCCCTCAGTGAAAGAGATTCCATAAAAGATGTATGGAGAATGTTGAGTGAAGAGGGTAAGAGAGTAATTGTTCAGACTGCACCTGCTGTTAGGGCTTCATTAGGTGAGGAGTTCGGTTATGAGCCAGGTACACTGGTTACTGGTAAAATGGCTTCGGCTCTAAGAGAAATTGGATTTGATGATATATTTGATACTAACTTCGCTGCTGACCTTACTATTATAGAAGAAGGTAATGAGTTATTAGCAAGACTTGGCAAATTCGTTAATAGTGAGGAAGTCGCACTTCCTATGATAACAAGCTGTAGTCCAGGTTGGATCAAATATATAGAAAACAGATTTCCAGAGCAGTTAGCTCATCTATCATCCTGCAAATCACCTCATATGATGTTGGGAGCAATAGCTAAATCATATTATGCTGAGAAGATAAACGTTGACCCAGATGATATATATGTTGTATCTATTATGCCATGTACAGCTAAGAAATATGAGATAACCAGAGAAGAAATGAAAAAGGATGTTGATGCTGTACTTACTACAAGAGAATGTGCTAAAATGATAAAAACGGCGGGTATAGATTTCAGAAATCTTCCCGACGGTAAATTTGATAATCCCTTTGGTATTTCAACTGGTGCAGCAGATATATTTGGTACTACTGGTGGTGTAATGGAAGCTGCTATAAGAACAGTCTTTGAAATACTAACAGGAAATGAATTACCATTTGAGAACTTACATGTGAAAGAGGTTATGGGTCTACAATCCATAAAAGAAGGAGAATTATATCTAGAAAAGACTACAGATGAATATAAAGCATTTGAAGGGCAGACAGTTAAAGTAGCTGTTGCAAGTGGTCTTGCTGCTGCAAAAATCCTTCTTCAACAAATAAAAGATGGTATTAGCCCGTATCATTTTATAGAAATAATGGCATGTCCAGGGGGATGTCTTAGTGGTGGAGGTCAGCCAAGACCAACAACTAAAGATGTAAGAGAAAAGAGGATGCAGGCTATATATAGAGAAGATGAAGGTAAAGAATTAAGAAAATCTCATGAAAATCCATTTATAGTTAAATTGTATGAAGATTATTTAGGTAAACCTCTAGGACACAAATCACATGAACTATTGCATACACACTATGTAAAACGTGGTTTGTATAATGAATTAGTTAAATAAAACATAGAAACAGGTACTTATAATATCTTAGTGCCTGTTTTTTATTTAATAAATAATTAGGATTACCCAATAGATGAAAATATATCTTAATTACTTATTGATAATTATTGATTTATATAATTCTAGATAGTATTATGGTAGTGTAACAAAATTATTAAAAGGAGAATAACTATGAAAATAGTAATTTTAGATGCGAATACATTAGGTGATGATCTTGATCTATCCGTCTATGATGATTTCGGAGAAGTAGAAGTATATGGATTTACATCTAAGGAACAAGTTGTAGAAAGAATAAAAGATGCTAATGTCATAATAACCAATAAAATAGTTCTTGATGAGAGTAATCTAAAATATGCTAGAAATCTACAATTAATATGTTTAACAGCTACAGGAACTAATAATGTAGATAAAAATTACACTAATGCTCATGGCATAGTTGTTTCTAATGTAGTGGGATATTCAACTGAAAGTGTAGTACAACATACTTTTGCATTACTGTTTTATCTATATGAGAATCTATCGTATTATGATAGATATGTTAAATCAGGAACATATGTTGGAGATAGTGTGTTTTCGCATTTTGAAAACAAATATAATGAGATTAATGGAAAGACATGGGGGATAATAGGATTAGGTACAATAGGAAAAAGAGTTGCAGATGTAGCTAGTTGCTTTGGTTGCAGAATGATATATTATTCTACATCAGGTAATAATCATAGTACAGAATATGAAAAAGTTAATCTAGACACATTAATAAGAACTTCTGATATTATTTCCATACATGCACCCCTAAATGAGAATACAGATGACCTTATAACATATAAGGAATTTATTAATATGAAAGATACTGCTGTTATTCTTAATTTGGGCAGAGGAAGAATAATAAATGAAAACCATCTTGCAAAAGCTCTAAAAGAAGAGTTGATTGCTGGAGCAGGAATTGACGTACTGGAACATGAACCTATCAATGAAGGTAATCCATTATTGGATATACAAGATAGTGGTAAGTTATTCATTACACCACATATAGCTTGGGCTAGTGTGGAAGCTAGACAAAGGGTGATTATTGAGATAAAAGAAAATATTGCTTCCTATATAAAAGGTACTCCAAGAAATGTTGTAACAAAATAATATAAGAAGGATAAGAGTATTTTTTATCCTTCTTATATTTCTATAAGTCTTATACTATATAATGTATGTTTGTAAATCATAATAATAAAATGTAAATAATAGTTATTGGTGTAAGGATAAGATTTTTTTGGGTAATTTGATTGAATCATATATTTTAGTATATTCCTCGTATGAATCAATTTCTGATATGAAATTTTTATTATATTTAATAGTAGATATATTATTGGAAAGAACAAAATCTACTGCTTTATTATAAGCTATAGCAGCTTCTATTTCTGTTTTGTATGTTCCTATCTTCATATATCCGTTTATTCGTATTTTTGCTAGGTATAGGTATTCATTTTGATTTGTCATTCGTTCAATACCATAGTATTTGTTGATTATAATAATATTATGGTATCTCATATTGTTGTTGTCACCGTCTTTAAAATGATAGTCTTTTCCCTCTACAGCAAAATTCTTGATTCCGTATCTTGATAAGATGTTAACCTGCATACCGTAATCATTAACAAATAGATACCCTCTCTTTCTAAAAATCTTATGATTGGAATAATAAAATAAATCATCTACATCAAATGTCAGCTCGGTTTTCATATCTATAAAATAAGAGAAATAATATTTATGAAGATAAATAGGGTTCTTTATGTAGTATTTGTTATCTCTGAAATTAATTAACATCACATGTTTTTCAAAAGACAGTAAACTAGTATCTTCATAATCAAAAATGGTTACACTGGAATTCAAAACATGTTTAGCTTCTAGGTAAGCTTCATGTGCATATGCTTCATATCTATAACTACCTAAGCTTATGTGTTTATTCTTGTATGTGATTGAAGATCTATAATATAGAGTACCGTCTTTTTTGGTAGCTTTTGAAACACCTTTTAATGAAGTCATTAGGTCTTTTATCCTTTCTCAATTATATCCAAATATATATTTTCAAAAACTTTATGTATAAAACTAAATATATCGGGAACAATCTAGATGCTAAGACGTTGGCATGTTGAATACATATATAATAACATGTTTTCAATAAAATATATATCGGATAATTATTGTTATTATATTATATTGTTTTAATACAAAAAAATACAATATTTGTATTGTAAATAATTAGAAAAAATTGGAAGCGAAAAAGTATACATATAATTACTAACAAAATTGTATTTGATAATTTACACAAAAAAATTTTTTGGTGTGTTAAATATAACAAAATAACAATTGGAAAAAATAGTAAATAAATATAAAGTGCATGAAAACATTAATTGAAAATTCTGAAAAAAAATAAAATGTACCAAAATATTTAGATGTTAGTTGACACATTATGTATGTTTTACTATAATCGCTATGACAAGCAAAATGTTAAGAAAGTATTACAAGCTTGTTAAAAAATTCAATTTCATATAACATGCTAGATTGTCTTAAATATTATGAAATTGTCTATAGTAAAAAGGAGAAAAATTATGTTTAAAGTAAAGAATCTTCTAAAGGACATATTTTCTTCAATAAAGCATATACCAAAGAAAGCATATACTAACGGGTTAATAGTATTGACAGGTTGTATGATGGTAACTGTACTCTACTTAGGAGTTAACGGATTCTTTGGTTCGCATACTAATGTAGTAGCAGCTTTAGAGGAGAATACTGAGGAAGAAACGGATGTTTCGGATGTAAAGTCTATTGAAGAAGAGGAAGCTTATCTTGCACTGAATATAGGGACTGCTCAGCTTACTGATAGTCTTAGTGATATATTGAGTGTAGAAGAAACAGAAGAAATAAAAGAAGAAGTTCTTGAAAGTGAAGAAAATATTTTAAAACCTATGAAAGAGCCGCTGGATAATAGCGATGAAAGACAGCTACGTACAGCAAGTTATAAACCAGAAGAACCAAAAGACCAATTAGTTAATATTTCAGCTAAGGATTATGAAGCCTTGACACGGATTGTAGAAGCTGAAGCTACTGGTCAAGATTTAACTGGAAAAATATTAATAGTGAATGTCGTAATGAATCGAGTAAAAAGTTCAAAGTTTCCAAATGACATTTATGGTGTTATACATCAGAGTAACAATGGAAAAGTACAGTTTTCACCAATAAGTGACGGAAGATATTATTCTGTAACAGTTACGGATAGTACGAAAAAAGCTGTTGAAAGTGCATTTGATGGTGAAGATTACTCAAATGGTGCATTATACTTTGCCGCAAGGTCTCTTGCTTCACAGAAGGCAATGAGTTGGTTTGATAGTCATCTTACCAAAGTATATGAATATGGAGGACATGAATTTTTTAAGTAGATAAATAATTATATATATAATGGGCAATCTTGAGATTGCCTATTTTTTGTTGAAATTTTTATGAGGTGTAGCGTGTTTGGTCTATTTATATGAATTTTGACCCTTTGTTTTACTATTGTATAAAAACAAATATTATGATATAATCTTAAAAAACATCATAAAGGAATGAAATTCATGAATACATTATATAAAAGTACACGTGGTGGTGAAAAGAATATACAGGCTTCACTAGCTATTATTAAGGGGTTAGCAAGTGATGGGGGATTGTTTGTACCTAATGAGATTCCTAAACTGGATAAGCCTATAGAAGATTTGATAAATCTAGAATATAAAGATTTAGCTTATGAAATAATGAAATTATATTTGACTGATTTTAGTGAAGAAGAATTGAAGTATTGTATAGATAATGCCTATGATGATAAATTTGATACTAGAGAGATCGCTCCTCTCGTTAAGAAAAATAAAGCATATTATTTAGAACTGTTTCATGGTTCTACTATCGCATTCAAAGATATGGCATTATCAATTTTACCATATCTAATGAAAGTATCTGCAAAAAAACAGAATATCGATAAGGAAATAGTAATTCTTACAGCTACTTCTGGAGATACAGGAAAAGCTGCTTTAGCTGGATTTGCTGATGTAGAAGGAATTAAGATTATCGTATTCTATCCTAAGGATGGAGTAAGTCCAATACAGAAACATCAAATGGTTACTCAAAAAGGTGAAAATACATATGTAGTCGGCATAGAGGGTAATTTTGATGATGCTCAAAATGGAGTAAAAGAAATATTCAATAATTCAGATTTTGTTAAATTAATGGATGATAATGGTTATAGATTTTCATCAGCCAATTCAATCAACATAGGAAGATTGATACCACAGATAGTTTATTATTTTTATGCTTATACTAATATGTTAAGGAATAAAGATATTAAATTAGGAGAAGAGATTAATGTTGTTGTGCCTACTGGTAATTTCGGTAATATATTAGCTGCTTATTATGCAAAAAATATGGGATTGCCAATTAATCAATTAATATGCGCATCAAATGATAATAAAGTGTTGTATGATTTTATGAATACAGGTGTATATAATAAAAACAGGGAGTTCGTTTTGACTATTTCTCCTTCTATGGATATATTGATTTCAAGTAATTTGGAAAGATTGTTATATAAGATATCCGGTAATAGTGAAAGTATCATTAATAATCTTATGGATTCTTTAGCTAGTAATGGTGAATATGAAATATCTGATGATATGAAGAAAGGGTTAAAGAGTTTTTATGGAAATTATGCAACCACTGATGAAACTTATGCTACGATAAAAGAAGTGTATGATAATTCTAGGTATTTGATTGATTCTCATACTGCTGTTGGTAGTTGTGTTTATAAAAAATATAAAAATGATACTGGAGACACTAGAAAGACTGTAATTGCTTCTACTGCAAGTCCGTATAAGTTTACTCGTAGTGTTATGAAGGCAATTGATAAGAGTTATGAGAAATATGATGATTTTGAATTGATTGAGAAGATGAACGAGCTTACAGGAGTTGAAGTTCCTAACGCCATTAAAGATATTATTAATGCAGAGGTTAGGCATAAGAGATTATGTGGCAAGGATAAGATGAAAGAAACAGTAAGAGATATTTTGGGTATAAGCTAGCGTGATGCTAGCTTTTTTTTATCTTATAGGAAAGTCCTACGTTTTAAGCATATATAGATAAATATTCATTAAGTAACTATATGATATTAGATTATTTCTATTAACGTATAGTTGCTTTTTTATTGATGTTTTTAAATGGTAAGGTGGGATGGTCCTTTAGTTATAGGTTTAATTTATTAAGTTTATTGTAAGTAATAATAATGTAAAAATTAAATTATATATTATTAGTATAATAAGGGTTAATATATGTAAAATAGTAATATAAAATAATAACCAAAAATGTAATTGAATTTATATAAAGAGGTTGACAAATTATTTAATGAGGTATACTATATATGTGTAATAACATATGATAGTGTTATTAGAAGGGTTGATAAATATGAAAAAGAGTATTTATAGTATAGTGTTGTTTGATGAGATTGTTGAAGCTATTGATAGATTATCATATATTAAGAATACTAATAGATCACAGTTAATTAACGATATGTTAGCTGAGAAATTGGGACTATTGACGCCCCAACAAAAAGTAACTAATATTATAAATAGAATATCTGCATTAGTTGAAACAGATAGTATTCAAGTTAAATCTAAAAATGATTATGGAAGTTTGCAGTTCGGTACTTTTATAAAATATAAATATAGACCTAGTATTAGATATAGTTTTGAATTTTATGTAGGAAATAATGAAGAAAGATATGCGGTGCTTAAGATAAATTCAAGGTCTAAGTCAGAAGAACTTAATGAGCATTTAGAAAGGTTTTTCAAAGGGATCTGTTATATTGATAAAAAGAGATTCCCACAGATATATCAAAGAGAAATTATCAATAAGACATATACGAATTCCAATAATAGATTTTCTAGAGAATTTTTACGCGGAATACCTTTGGAAAAAATGGATGATGAGGCGATAGCAGAATATTTAAGTTGTTATTTATTGATGATAGATGATTCAATGAATTATTATTTTAATAATTATGATATGGAGAATGTTTTTAGTCAGATTGATAGGATATATTATCATCATCTTAAGAATCTTAATTTGTTCTTAAAATAGTAATGGAAAAAAAATAGGAGGTGTACGTTATGCCAAATAGCGTTGAAGATTATTACAAAACACTGGGTGTTACAAAAGAAGCTACCGATAAAGAAATACAGAAGGCGTACAGAAAGCTAGCTCATAAGTATCATCCAGATTCAAATAAATCAAAAGCAGCAGAAGAGAAGTTTAAAAAAATTAATGAGGCTTATAATGTTCTGAAAGATCCAGAAAAAAGAAAAGCTTACAACCAATTCGGTAATCAGTGGGAAAGTGGTGGAGGATATTATTCTCAGGATACTAGCTCATGGAGTGGTGATGAAGATATATTAAGATCAGTTTTCGATTCTATATTTAGAGCTAATGGATTTGGTAATACTGGTAAAAGTACTTTTAGGGGATTTGGTAATATGGGAGGTTTTTCTTCATCTATGGGTGGA contains:
- a CDS encoding NADH-dependent [FeFe] hydrogenase, group A6 codes for the protein MVKITINNKEFEVPEDITILEAAKMNGILIPHFCYLEDVHKNGSCRICSVEVEGAKTLQAACMTKVTDGMVVHTNTKKVRQARKILYELMLSDHPKDCLSCDRNRHCEFQELGELLGITDNTYEGEMSRCYIDDNNPCIVRDLSKCVLCRRCVTMCNEVQGVGILNNQNRGFDTFVGPTEGLNLNDINCTYCGQCTTVCPVDALSERDSIKDVWRMLSEEGKRVIVQTAPAVRASLGEEFGYEPGTLVTGKMASALREIGFDDIFDTNFAADLTIIEEGNELLARLGKFVNSEEVALPMITSCSPGWIKYIENRFPEQLAHLSSCKSPHMMLGAIAKSYYAEKINVDPDDIYVVSIMPCTAKKYEITREEMKKDVDAVLTTRECAKMIKTAGIDFRNLPDGKFDNPFGISTGAADIFGTTGGVMEAAIRTVFEILTGNELPFENLHVKEVMGLQSIKEGELYLEKTTDEYKAFEGQTVKVAVASGLAAAKILLQQIKDGISPYHFIEIMACPGGCLSGGGQPRPTTKDVREKRMQAIYREDEGKELRKSHENPFIVKLYEDYLGKPLGHKSHELLHTHYVKRGLYNELVK
- a CDS encoding cell wall hydrolase, producing the protein MFKVKNLLKDIFSSIKHIPKKAYTNGLIVLTGCMMVTVLYLGVNGFFGSHTNVVAALEENTEEETDVSDVKSIEEEEAYLALNIGTAQLTDSLSDILSVEETEEIKEEVLESEENILKPMKEPLDNSDERQLRTASYKPEEPKDQLVNISAKDYEALTRIVEAEATGQDLTGKILIVNVVMNRVKSSKFPNDIYGVIHQSNNGKVQFSPISDGRYYSVTVTDSTKKAVESAFDGEDYSNGALYFAARSLASQKAMSWFDSHLTKVYEYGGHEFFK
- a CDS encoding D-2-hydroxyacid dehydrogenase — its product is MKIVILDANTLGDDLDLSVYDDFGEVEVYGFTSKEQVVERIKDANVIITNKIVLDESNLKYARNLQLICLTATGTNNVDKNYTNAHGIVVSNVVGYSTESVVQHTFALLFYLYENLSYYDRYVKSGTYVGDSVFSHFENKYNEINGKTWGIIGLGTIGKRVADVASCFGCRMIYYSTSGNNHSTEYEKVNLDTLIRTSDIISIHAPLNENTDDLITYKEFINMKDTAVILNLGRGRIINENHLAKALKEELIAGAGIDVLEHEPINEGNPLLDIQDSGKLFITPHIAWASVEARQRVIIEIKENIASYIKGTPRNVVTK
- the nuoF gene encoding NADH-quinone oxidoreductase subunit NuoF, translating into MAKIMNISDLKQIKNEFDEMTKKYQYNLHVCFGAGCISSNCKDVKDALVEALKRYNCYDKVLITETGCIGACHLGPSLLVEPGNIYYIKLQPEEMEEIVLKHIIGGQVVERKCYYDENSKKHIHKLHKIPFFEKQKKIVLKNCGQIDFSSIDEYIAHDGYLSLENIFENKTPEEVVRVMKDSGLRGRGGGGFPTGLKWEFAARSESDQKYVICNADEGDPGAFMDRSLLEGDPHAVIEGMTIAGYAIGANKGYVYVRAEYPLAVERLNIAIEKAREYGLLSDNIMNSGFSFDIEIRIGAGAFVCGEETALMNSIEGKRGEPRQKPPFPSDRGLFDKPSIINNVETFGNVPYIMLYGADWFKTFGTEKSSGTKVFALAGAIHNTGIVEVPMGVTLGDIIYDIGGGIKNGKKFKAAQTGGPSGGCLTSNCLNTPIDYDSLKSKGAIMGSGGLIVMDEDNCMVDVARFFMEFVQEESCGKCVPCRLGTKRMLEILERITRGEGKEGDIEKLIELGETIKETALCGLGQTAPNPVLSTIKEFREEYEEHIRDKRCRAGVCTDLFISPCQNACPAGVNVPGYISLIAANRLRDAYNLIRKDNPFPAVCGRVCTHPCESKCRRTQLDEALAIRDLKRYIADTILESDEPFNDLKFPPKGKSIGIIGAGPSGLTCGYYLSRLGYDVTVYESHDTAGGILRYGIPEYRLPRDILQKEIKTIEQAGVKIVLNSEVGIDVSFEKLKEDNDAIYVATGTQYSNKINVKGENLDGVYHGLDFLKDVNKGKDVKVGKKVAIIGGGNTAIDAARVALRLGAPEIHILYRRNIDDMPAERREIDEALEEGIIIHTLVSPIEIMGEDSVEKIKLVRLEQGKFDATGRRRPHIIEGSAFEMDFDMIIPAVSQHSDLPFINKDEVEMTKWGTFVVDNKSKMTNIEGVFAGGDVVRGPDTVIWAIADGKEAAISMDKFLGGDGVLNTGEDIEIPKPDAEVQVSEHMRFEMDNILPEDRKNNFKEISKGFHRLNAIAESMRCLRCDKR
- the thrC gene encoding threonine synthase yields the protein MNTLYKSTRGGEKNIQASLAIIKGLASDGGLFVPNEIPKLDKPIEDLINLEYKDLAYEIMKLYLTDFSEEELKYCIDNAYDDKFDTREIAPLVKKNKAYYLELFHGSTIAFKDMALSILPYLMKVSAKKQNIDKEIVILTATSGDTGKAALAGFADVEGIKIIVFYPKDGVSPIQKHQMVTQKGENTYVVGIEGNFDDAQNGVKEIFNNSDFVKLMDDNGYRFSSANSINIGRLIPQIVYYFYAYTNMLRNKDIKLGEEINVVVPTGNFGNILAAYYAKNMGLPINQLICASNDNKVLYDFMNTGVYNKNREFVLTISPSMDILISSNLERLLYKISGNSESIINNLMDSLASNGEYEISDDMKKGLKSFYGNYATTDETYATIKEVYDNSRYLIDSHTAVGSCVYKKYKNDTGDTRKTVIASTASPYKFTRSVMKAIDKSYEKYDDFELIEKMNELTGVEVPNAIKDIINAEVRHKRLCGKDKMKETVRDILGIS